From Butyricimonas paravirosa, one genomic window encodes:
- a CDS encoding PKD-like family lipoprotein — protein sequence MKYILFIFVSVFIAVSCIDDKTNLDYKEINEYQNWKIEGVDASYSLFPGESVTLTPKVRLSIDSLNPDVSYSWLLDGKEVSTHASYTFTADVYGEYELIFNAIDNKTGVAFPEAIIMNVTPLYKLGWLFLGRTASGASRLDMLITKRQTIHYLNEYGYDRWRDSLLHVQFATGLGEQLGMGPIKLVEEFSYNDYVSTENSEVMVLQESGPVELSGNALTYAGRPFDEFMGTLPENLVIQDAALSKTSKWLLAEDGLLYYAVANVLTDLHSGRYNDDPAFNGMKFTSLIQTSKADNDYHIDVVPAIDAEGTMWAFYDDAGKDNSTFIINPQNEVGRKLEIRNNTAGEFDMSLFQKFKGKRIKDCFVSDYDYLLSLLKLENGTYVWHRYAFGDHKDAADFIGLEESQVREFADQSMFTNFKDAAYFHYNYGYDPNTYDDYEWLFIAAGNQLYGCGMEWEGTGQQSSEHFYTAPVEIQSIKIRYISELDYILLGVLMVDGTFEVLEVRRSEEERFVYKSVYKENLKTLDPEMVEVVDFIPKWGSGANLFQGTCL from the coding sequence ATGAAATATATATTGTTTATATTTGTATCGGTGTTTATTGCCGTGTCTTGTATTGATGATAAGACAAACTTGGATTACAAGGAGATAAACGAGTATCAGAATTGGAAAATAGAGGGAGTTGACGCAAGTTATTCATTATTTCCTGGAGAATCAGTGACACTAACACCTAAAGTCCGTTTATCTATCGACTCTTTGAATCCGGACGTGAGTTATTCTTGGTTGTTGGATGGAAAAGAGGTGTCTACTCACGCTTCTTATACGTTTACAGCAGATGTGTACGGAGAATACGAATTGATATTTAATGCTATTGATAATAAAACGGGAGTGGCTTTCCCGGAAGCGATTATCATGAATGTGACTCCATTGTATAAATTGGGTTGGTTGTTTTTGGGACGTACGGCTTCTGGTGCCAGTCGCTTAGATATGTTAATCACGAAAAGGCAAACGATTCATTATCTTAATGAGTATGGTTATGATAGATGGCGGGATTCTTTGTTGCATGTACAATTTGCGACTGGACTTGGAGAACAATTAGGAATGGGGCCGATAAAATTAGTTGAAGAATTTTCTTATAATGACTATGTTTCAACCGAAAATTCAGAAGTTATGGTGTTGCAAGAAAGTGGTCCTGTTGAATTAAGTGGTAATGCATTAACTTATGCGGGGCGTCCTTTTGATGAATTTATGGGTACTCTTCCGGAAAATTTAGTTATCCAAGATGCCGCTCTTTCAAAAACAAGTAAATGGTTATTGGCGGAAGATGGCTTGTTATATTATGCTGTTGCTAACGTGTTGACGGATTTGCATTCAGGACGTTATAACGATGATCCAGCATTTAATGGGATGAAATTTACATCTTTAATTCAGACATCGAAGGCTGATAATGATTACCATATAGATGTAGTACCTGCTATCGATGCAGAAGGAACAATGTGGGCATTTTATGATGATGCGGGTAAGGATAATAGTACTTTTATTATTAATCCGCAGAATGAGGTTGGACGGAAGTTGGAGATACGGAATAACACTGCTGGCGAGTTTGATATGAGTTTGTTTCAAAAGTTTAAAGGAAAGCGTATTAAGGATTGTTTTGTCAGTGATTACGATTACCTTTTATCGTTATTGAAGTTGGAAAATGGAACTTATGTATGGCATCGATATGCTTTTGGTGATCATAAAGATGCTGCGGATTTTATAGGCTTAGAAGAGTCTCAAGTGAGAGAATTTGCAGATCAGTCGATGTTTACGAATTTTAAGGATGCTGCTTATTTCCATTACAATTACGGTTATGATCCAAATACTTATGACGATTATGAGTGGTTATTTATTGCTGCCGGAAACCAACTTTACGGGTGTGGTATGGAATGGGAAGGAACAGGGCAACAGTCTAGCGAGCATTTTTACACGGCGCCTGTAGAGATTCAATCCATAAAAATCCGTTATATCTCGGAGTTGGATTACATATTACTTGGTGTGTTAATGGTAGACGGGACTTTTGAAGTGTTGGAAGTGAGACGTTCGGAAGAAGAAAGGTTTGTGTACAAGAGTGTGTATAAAGAAAACTTGAAGACTTTAGATCCGGAGATGGTGGAAGTGGTTGATTTTATTCCTAAATGGGGAAGTGGCGCTAACCTATTCCAAGGAACTTGTTTATAA
- a CDS encoding FecR family protein, whose amino-acid sequence MKNSINTYPYDIAAIILAYLRNEIDEKGQQKLDAWLEEADSHKALFARIQDEGMQYEDIQKILSYDAGGAWQIVKQKAARRKRKRLMRVYQVAASVVVILGVAIAFLLKEEATVVPVAKVEEITPGRSIAKLTVASGDVYHLDSLNQVDLVTSLAENNGKEVVFTDRQLEESVGEIRYNKVEIPRGGEYQIVLGDGTRVYLNAQTELRFPESFANSEQRLVYLSGEAYFEVAKNPSKPFIVQCKDYAVKVLGTSFNVNSYEGDETSKTTLATGKVEIDMDGKQTILKPGQQAIIKDGEVNVREVDVEVYTTWMYENFRFKSESIQEIMTKLSRWYTIDVFYMNEAVKNYHFTGYLPRYAKIADVLELLSLTTNIKFDVKGRTVTVMEK is encoded by the coding sequence ATGAAAAATAGTATTAACACATATCCGTATGACATTGCCGCGATAATATTAGCTTATTTGCGGAATGAAATAGATGAGAAAGGACAACAAAAGCTAGATGCATGGTTGGAAGAGGCCGATTCTCATAAAGCTCTTTTTGCCCGGATTCAGGATGAAGGGATGCAATATGAAGACATTCAAAAAATTTTGTCTTATGATGCTGGTGGAGCATGGCAGATCGTGAAACAAAAAGCAGCCCGGAGAAAGAGAAAACGTTTGATGAGGGTATATCAAGTTGCGGCTTCTGTTGTGGTTATTTTGGGAGTGGCAATCGCTTTCTTGTTGAAGGAAGAGGCTACTGTTGTTCCGGTTGCCAAGGTGGAAGAGATTACTCCGGGGCGTTCCATTGCTAAACTAACTGTCGCATCAGGAGACGTCTATCATTTGGATTCATTGAATCAGGTTGATCTCGTTACTTCTTTGGCAGAAAATAACGGAAAAGAGGTTGTTTTTACAGATCGACAGTTGGAGGAAAGTGTGGGAGAAATAAGGTATAATAAAGTCGAGATTCCAAGAGGGGGAGAGTATCAGATTGTGTTGGGTGATGGAACCCGGGTGTATTTGAATGCGCAGACGGAACTTCGTTTCCCGGAAAGTTTTGCTAATAGCGAGCAGCGTTTGGTGTATTTGTCCGGGGAGGCTTATTTCGAGGTGGCTAAAAATCCGTCCAAGCCTTTTATCGTACAATGTAAGGATTATGCGGTGAAGGTTTTGGGGACTTCGTTTAACGTGAATAGTTACGAGGGAGACGAAACATCTAAAACGACGTTGGCTACCGGTAAGGTTGAAATTGATATGGATGGGAAACAGACGATCTTGAAGCCTGGTCAACAGGCGATTATAAAAGATGGAGAAGTGAACGTGAGGGAAGTGGATGTTGAGGTGTACACGACTTGGATGTATGAGAATTTCCGGTTTAAAAGTGAAAGTATTCAGGAGATTATGACGAAACTTTCTCGCTGGTACACGATAGATGTGTTCTATATGAACGAGGCTGTCAAAAATTATCATTTTACCGGTTACTTGCCTCGTTATGCCAAGATTGCTGATGTGTTGGAATTATTGAGTTTAACAACAAATATAAAATTTGATGTAAAGGGTAGAACAGTGACAGTAATGGAGAAGTAG
- a CDS encoding RagB/SusD family nutrient uptake outer membrane protein yields the protein MRKYRLLSLLILVLFAYSCNSWLDVKPEDELDESDMFASGDGYRHALNGIYYGMSGQTLYGEDLTWGLVDVFGRTYTTYSVYGSGNRALAMFYYGVYLNNWDNDQLEPEIESIWESAYKMVANCNNLIQNISKEDSDKFAYKEREQKMIWGEALALRAFIQFDMLRLFAASPAMNPGATKYIPYISEYPSYVSIPLTVDSCLNSAIRDLKAARELLWKADSATTFTAQRRFETSSSDDDFFLDHKRGYRLNYHAATAILARVCLYAQRVDEAYQYAKELIDYNTATNSFTVKYSSVKDGDIKLYGDVLWGVESLDVIEYINVYNNLTDPSPYKHTYLITTNLDEIFEGEGTKDMRYKKWQNNSSGEYRFSKYEKYDADNTAANISNYLVPLVRMSEVYYIAAEAIYKKNLDEAKGYLRAVKQSRYASYNSLSLDKVNNATEGTFMDVLINDMRREWIGEGQIFYLYKRLKKDMPFEGNEVVPIEAKYVIWPVPDTETNLK from the coding sequence ATGAGAAAATATAGATTATTATCATTGTTGATTTTAGTGCTGTTTGCATATTCTTGCAACAGTTGGTTGGATGTGAAACCGGAGGATGAACTTGATGAGAGCGATATGTTTGCTAGCGGAGATGGATATCGTCACGCATTGAATGGTATTTATTATGGTATGAGTGGTCAGACCCTATATGGAGAAGATTTGACTTGGGGACTTGTAGATGTATTTGGGCGTACTTACACGACGTACAGTGTTTATGGTAGTGGCAATCGAGCTCTTGCTATGTTTTATTATGGTGTATATTTGAATAATTGGGATAATGATCAATTGGAGCCGGAGATTGAATCTATCTGGGAGAGTGCTTACAAGATGGTCGCCAATTGTAATAATTTGATCCAAAATATCTCGAAAGAGGACTCCGATAAATTTGCATATAAAGAGCGAGAACAGAAGATGATTTGGGGAGAGGCGCTTGCACTTCGGGCTTTTATCCAGTTTGATATGTTGCGATTATTTGCTGCTTCTCCGGCAATGAATCCTGGGGCAACGAAGTATATCCCATACATTTCAGAGTACCCGTCATACGTATCTATTCCGTTGACCGTGGATAGTTGTTTAAATAGTGCAATTCGGGATTTGAAGGCGGCACGAGAGCTGTTATGGAAGGCTGATTCTGCAACAACTTTCACGGCGCAAAGACGTTTCGAAACGAGTTCTTCGGACGATGACTTTTTCTTGGACCACAAGAGAGGTTATCGGTTAAATTATCATGCCGCAACGGCTATTCTTGCACGGGTCTGCCTGTATGCACAACGGGTAGATGAGGCGTATCAATATGCCAAAGAATTGATTGATTACAACACGGCGACAAATAGCTTTACAGTGAAATATAGTAGCGTTAAAGATGGAGATATCAAGTTGTATGGAGATGTACTTTGGGGAGTGGAGTCATTGGATGTAATCGAGTATATAAATGTTTATAATAATTTGACAGATCCTAGCCCTTATAAACATACCTATTTGATAACAACTAATCTGGATGAGATATTCGAAGGGGAAGGAACTAAGGATATGCGCTATAAGAAATGGCAGAATAATAGTTCAGGCGAGTACCGTTTCAGTAAATATGAAAAATATGATGCAGATAATACAGCAGCTAATATAAGTAATTATTTAGTACCATTGGTGCGTATGTCAGAGGTATATTATATTGCGGCAGAGGCCATTTATAAGAAAAACTTGGATGAAGCAAAGGGGTATTTGCGGGCGGTGAAACAATCTCGATATGCTTCTTATAATAGCCTTTCGTTGGATAAAGTGAATAATGCTACTGAGGGGACTTTTATGGATGTGTTGATTAATGATATGCGTAGAGAGTGGATCGGGGAAGGGCAAATTTTTTATTTATATAAACGTTTGAAAAAAGATATGCCTTTTGAGGGGAACGAGGTTGTGCCGATTGAAGCGAAGTATGTGATTTGGCCGGTACCGGATACAGAAACAAATCTTAAATAA
- a CDS encoding DUF4843 domain-containing protein has product MEKIYVYSIILFLFFLGACSKEEIKLYNGDTVYISFVNNSTQDSAVYSFKTYPDGEIVAEIPVQIHGAYLTEPRKFTISPTDSTTLPGTAYELPEVCEFAPGQDVDTIQVKFFNNFDELDDKSFRLFLKIDNSENVKQGDRDYQIAKFYVSDKLEIPIWWSRNDGTVDRPTNIVEKVYLGEYSETKYIMFLEELEKGGESFDGTDMNVMKKYAIRLKYTLEEYERVNGEPKRDENGRVITVPVAG; this is encoded by the coding sequence ATGGAAAAAATATATGTTTATTCGATCATATTGTTCCTGTTTTTCTTAGGAGCTTGTTCGAAAGAAGAAATAAAACTATATAACGGGGATACTGTGTATATATCTTTCGTGAACAATTCGACACAGGATAGTGCTGTGTATTCTTTCAAAACGTACCCGGATGGGGAAATTGTTGCCGAGATTCCTGTACAAATTCATGGAGCTTATTTGACTGAGCCTCGAAAGTTCACAATTTCTCCGACAGATTCGACCACACTTCCAGGGACAGCCTATGAGTTACCGGAGGTATGTGAGTTTGCCCCCGGCCAGGATGTTGATACGATACAAGTGAAGTTCTTCAATAATTTTGATGAATTGGATGATAAATCGTTCCGTTTGTTTTTGAAAATAGATAATAGTGAGAATGTAAAACAAGGGGATCGAGATTACCAAATAGCAAAATTTTACGTGTCTGATAAATTGGAGATTCCTATTTGGTGGAGTCGTAACGATGGTACGGTAGATCGACCAACTAATATTGTGGAAAAAGTTTATTTGGGTGAGTATTCAGAGACGAAATATATCATGTTTTTAGAGGAGTTAGAAAAAGGTGGGGAGTCGTTTGACGGAACGGATATGAATGTGATGAAGAAGTATGCTATCCGATTGAAATATACTTTGGAAGAGTACGAAAGGGTGAATGGAGAGCCGAAGAGAGATGAGAATGGGCGTGTAATAACTGTGCCTGTTGCAGGATAA
- a CDS encoding SusC/RagA family TonB-linked outer membrane protein — protein sequence MKRKIKNCMLGGSKRSLVCKLMMMMLLLTHLAFSGENAFSQQSITVRFEQQSLSEVLNVLKQKTGYEFLYNDEEIKGVTGITRSFSNASLQEILKSCLTGTKYTFKIVDNLIVITPDNKKDEVKKVTVQGKVVDDRGEILPGVTVLLKGTAVGVVTDIDGKFKIELPKQDTLVLIFSFVGMKSHEVDVNKIKDLGKEIFIKMLPDTEDLEEVVVTGYANVKKESFTGSSISVKREDLLKASPTNVVQALASFDPSFRIQKSNIWGSDPNAVPEMYIRGRSGIGVKGLDKDALSKSSLENNPNLPTFIMDGFEVSVQKVYDLDPNRVETINILKDAAATAMYGSRAANGVIVITTRAPKPGEVTISYNLTGSLSLPDLSDYNLANAREKLEIEQAAGIYEPENGYYSNREAAIRAYNERLVNVQKGVNTDWLSLPLRNAVNHKHSLSIEGGNVDLRYNLELGYTNENGVMKGSYRDNVDVGFTVDWRLKNKLQVLNKISYNFTDAPDSPYGSFSDYAHLQPYDRLYDDDGILVQQLKFSRDRSGNSLNNPFYEAKLNNYNWDKQDEIIEQFMFQWFINDYLTLKGQLALTKTMGRTERFIDPKSSNATARTANSSTSTNSSLLGDLYTTSSDNTKWDTQFSLYYSRSLGLHNLNVSAIVNAQSTKSESTSAHYRGFPSGAFHSPNYAAEIYQKPSKSESLKRLVGFLLSANYTWNDIYLADLSVRFDGSSEFGSDQKWAPFWSAGVGLNVHNYSFLKDNDMINQVKVRVSYGQTGKVNFPSYSAKTVYETNDRWYATGFGTQLKALGNHNLKWETTNKLNMGTDLQFWNERISLNFDYYYNKTVDLITDVSLPASAGFTSYKDNLGETLNKGFDIQVRFDVYRDKDWNVSLWGNLNHNRNEILKISDALRAYNERVNEKYEAAEDAQGNVNLSAYGSEYSEPEMKYEEGASLTSIFAIRSLGIDPMTGNELFLYRDGSVSSLWKATETVRVGDEEPKASGSFGVNLTYKNLTLFASFAYDWGKQTYNQTLVDGVENADIENSNVDRRVLTQRWQKPGDIAPLRNIKDMNTSTMPTSRFVQDDNELSLSALTLSYDFNTDWLKKIRLKMLRLELSTNDLFRASTVRQERGTSYPFARTFNFSLRATF from the coding sequence ATGAAAAGAAAAATTAAAAACTGCATGTTAGGTGGTAGCAAACGATCATTAGTCTGCAAGCTAATGATGATGATGCTATTGCTTACACATTTGGCATTTTCGGGCGAAAATGCGTTCAGCCAGCAGAGCATTACAGTTCGGTTTGAACAACAGTCTTTGAGCGAAGTCTTGAATGTTCTAAAACAAAAAACAGGTTACGAGTTTCTGTATAATGATGAGGAGATTAAAGGAGTGACCGGAATTACACGTTCATTCTCTAATGCCTCTCTTCAGGAGATCCTGAAGAGTTGTTTGACAGGGACGAAGTATACTTTTAAGATTGTTGACAATCTGATTGTAATTACTCCGGATAATAAAAAAGATGAGGTGAAAAAAGTAACAGTGCAGGGAAAAGTCGTTGACGATAGAGGAGAGATCCTCCCGGGTGTAACTGTACTTTTGAAGGGTACTGCAGTTGGAGTTGTGACGGATATTGATGGAAAATTTAAAATTGAATTGCCCAAACAGGATACGCTGGTCTTGATTTTTTCTTTTGTGGGGATGAAGTCACACGAGGTGGATGTGAATAAGATAAAAGATTTGGGTAAGGAGATTTTTATTAAAATGTTGCCGGATACCGAAGACTTGGAAGAGGTTGTTGTAACTGGATATGCTAATGTAAAAAAAGAGAGTTTTACGGGTAGTTCTATCTCGGTGAAACGGGAAGATTTACTGAAAGCTTCTCCGACGAATGTTGTGCAGGCTTTGGCTTCTTTTGATCCTTCTTTTCGGATACAGAAGAGTAATATTTGGGGATCAGACCCGAATGCAGTGCCTGAGATGTATATCCGGGGACGGTCGGGTATTGGTGTGAAAGGATTGGATAAGGATGCATTGTCAAAATCATCTTTGGAGAATAATCCGAATTTGCCGACTTTTATCATGGATGGATTTGAGGTGAGCGTTCAGAAAGTGTATGACTTGGATCCGAACCGGGTGGAAACGATTAATATATTGAAGGATGCTGCCGCTACGGCGATGTATGGTTCACGTGCAGCTAATGGTGTGATTGTGATCACGACAAGAGCTCCGAAACCGGGAGAAGTGACGATTTCTTACAATTTGACGGGATCGCTTTCTTTGCCGGATTTATCAGATTATAATTTGGCTAATGCCCGGGAGAAATTGGAGATAGAGCAGGCTGCGGGGATTTATGAGCCAGAAAACGGATATTATTCTAATCGAGAAGCTGCAATCAGAGCTTATAACGAGCGTTTGGTGAACGTGCAGAAAGGGGTTAATACGGATTGGTTGTCATTACCTTTGCGTAACGCAGTGAATCATAAGCATAGTTTGTCGATAGAGGGTGGTAATGTCGATTTACGTTATAATTTGGAGTTAGGGTACACGAATGAGAATGGCGTGATGAAAGGTTCATACCGAGATAACGTGGACGTGGGTTTCACGGTGGATTGGAGATTGAAGAATAAATTGCAGGTATTGAATAAAATTTCGTATAATTTCACGGATGCACCAGATTCTCCTTATGGAAGTTTCTCTGATTACGCACATTTGCAACCGTATGATCGTTTGTATGATGATGACGGAATTTTGGTACAACAGCTTAAATTTTCAAGAGATCGGAGTGGCAATTCGTTGAATAACCCGTTCTACGAGGCTAAATTGAATAATTATAACTGGGATAAACAGGATGAAATTATTGAACAATTCATGTTCCAGTGGTTTATCAATGATTATTTAACATTAAAAGGACAATTAGCATTGACAAAGACTATGGGGAGAACGGAACGTTTTATTGATCCCAAATCTTCTAATGCTACGGCTAGAACGGCGAATTCTAGTACTAGTACAAATTCTTCTTTATTGGGGGACCTTTATACGACCAGTAGTGATAACACTAAATGGGACACGCAGTTCTCATTGTATTATTCGAGATCGTTGGGCTTGCACAATCTGAACGTGTCGGCTATTGTAAACGCTCAGTCCACGAAGTCGGAATCTACTTCCGCTCATTACAGAGGATTCCCGTCGGGAGCGTTTCACTCTCCGAACTATGCGGCAGAGATTTATCAGAAGCCGAGTAAGAGCGAGAGTTTGAAACGGTTGGTTGGTTTCTTGTTGAGTGCCAACTACACGTGGAATGATATTTATTTGGCTGACTTATCCGTACGTTTCGACGGTTCATCGGAGTTCGGGTCAGATCAAAAATGGGCGCCATTCTGGTCTGCCGGGGTGGGGTTGAATGTTCATAATTATAGTTTCTTGAAAGATAATGACATGATAAATCAGGTGAAGGTACGTGTGTCTTACGGCCAGACGGGTAAAGTGAATTTCCCGTCGTATTCAGCTAAGACGGTTTATGAAACGAATGACCGTTGGTACGCAACCGGATTCGGGACGCAGTTAAAAGCACTGGGTAATCATAATCTGAAATGGGAAACGACGAATAAGTTGAATATGGGTACGGACCTGCAGTTTTGGAACGAACGAATTTCATTGAATTTTGATTATTATTACAACAAGACAGTAGATTTGATTACGGACGTGTCATTACCTGCGTCGGCTGGATTCACTTCTTATAAAGATAACCTAGGAGAAACGTTGAATAAAGGGTTTGATATTCAAGTACGTTTCGACGTGTATCGGGATAAGGATTGGAATGTATCGTTGTGGGGTAATTTGAATCACAATAGAAATGAAATTTTAAAAATCTCGGACGCTTTACGTGCTTATAATGAGCGAGTTAATGAGAAGTATGAGGCGGCAGAAGATGCGCAAGGTAATGTTAATTTATCTGCCTATGGATCGGAATATTCCGAACCGGAAATGAAATATGAAGAGGGTGCTTCGTTGACCTCTATTTTTGCGATTCGTTCTCTAGGTATTGATCCGATGACGGGTAACGAGTTGTTCTTGTATAGAGATGGTTCTGTTTCTTCACTTTGGAAAGCTACTGAAACGGTTCGCGTGGGTGATGAAGAGCCTAAAGCAAGTGGTTCGTTTGGAGTGAACTTGACGTATAAAAATTTGACGTTGTTTGCTTCGTTTGCATACGATTGGGGAAAACAGACGTATAACCAGACCTTGGTGGATGGGGTTGAGAATGCCGACATTGAGAATAGTAATGTGGATCGTCGGGTGTTGACTCAACGTTGGCAGAAACCGGGTGATATTGCTCCTTTGAGAAACATTAAGGATATGAACACTTCAACAATGCCTACCTCTCGATTCGTGCAAGATGATAATGAATTGTCATTAAGCGCACTGACGTTGAGTTATGACTTTAACACGGATTGGTTGAAGAAGATACGTCTGAAAATGTTGCGCTTAGAGTTGAGTACGAACGATCTTTTCAGAGCGTCTACGGTAAGACAAGAACGGGGGACGAGTTATCCGTTTGCCCGCACGTTTAATTTCTCTTTGAGAGCCACTTTCTAA
- a CDS encoding alkaline phosphatase yields MRKLLFIWLVGVLVFLFESCSESRQVKYVFYFIGDGMGVNQVNGTEMYLAERDSVIGVKGLNFASFPVRNYATTYSSYHGVTCSAAAGTALATGEKTKNGTIGMDKEQKEPLYSVAVRAKEAGRKVGIITSVGMNHATPAAFYGHQPRRTMYFELGKDAIEAGFDLYGGGGIIQSVSPKDSTNLFDLLHESGYLVVRGNEMFREKMVETSKLVVIQGGAQTTLSYAIDREEDDFTLSQMTEGAIDFLSRGKQGFFLMVEGGLIDYACHVNDAATAFREVEDFADAVQKAYEFYLKHPDETLIVVTADHETGGIVLGTGSYQLNLRVLENQRVSLEKLTREIRELRDMKSNQVVWEDVQDVLAKNLGFWNTVNLSAEDEQTLKNCYRETFSGKTVEMVKNLYSENEPIAQLSINILNRLAKISWASGGHSAGVVPVYAIGVGAERFNGRLDNTDIPKLIRTLAKYE; encoded by the coding sequence ATGAGAAAGTTGTTATTTATTTGGCTTGTTGGAGTATTGGTTTTCCTTTTCGAAAGTTGTAGTGAGTCCCGGCAGGTAAAGTACGTGTTCTATTTTATCGGTGATGGCATGGGCGTGAACCAGGTGAACGGGACAGAAATGTATCTGGCCGAACGAGATAGCGTTATCGGGGTGAAAGGGCTGAATTTTGCCAGTTTCCCGGTTCGTAATTACGCAACGACTTATTCTTCTTATCATGGTGTTACTTGCTCCGCTGCCGCCGGAACTGCCTTGGCTACCGGGGAGAAAACAAAGAATGGCACGATCGGGATGGATAAGGAACAGAAGGAGCCTTTATATAGTGTTGCCGTACGGGCAAAAGAAGCCGGACGTAAAGTAGGAATCATTACCAGTGTCGGGATGAATCATGCCACTCCGGCGGCGTTTTACGGGCATCAGCCCCGGCGGACGATGTATTTCGAGTTGGGGAAAGATGCCATTGAGGCCGGGTTTGATTTATATGGCGGTGGAGGTATTATTCAATCCGTATCCCCGAAAGATTCCACGAATCTTTTTGATTTGTTGCATGAGTCGGGATATTTGGTTGTCCGGGGAAACGAGATGTTTCGGGAAAAGATGGTCGAGACCTCTAAACTGGTGGTCATTCAGGGTGGGGCTCAGACGACGTTGTCTTACGCGATAGATCGGGAAGAAGATGATTTCACGTTAAGTCAGATGACGGAAGGGGCGATAGATTTTTTGAGTCGGGGAAAACAGGGGTTTTTCCTGATGGTGGAAGGTGGTTTGATTGATTATGCTTGTCATGTGAATGATGCTGCCACGGCTTTTCGGGAAGTGGAAGATTTTGCTGATGCGGTACAAAAAGCATACGAGTTTTATTTGAAACATCCGGATGAGACGTTGATCGTGGTTACTGCCGATCACGAGACGGGAGGCATCGTTCTCGGGACAGGCTCGTATCAATTAAATCTTCGGGTATTGGAGAATCAGAGGGTGTCTCTGGAAAAATTGACTCGTGAGATTCGGGAATTACGAGATATGAAGAGTAATCAGGTGGTGTGGGAGGATGTGCAGGATGTTCTGGCGAAGAATTTAGGTTTCTGGAATACCGTAAATTTATCGGCGGAAGATGAACAGACCTTGAAGAATTGTTATCGAGAAACATTCTCGGGCAAGACCGTTGAGATGGTTAAAAATTTGTATTCGGAGAATGAGCCGATCGCTCAATTGTCCATCAATATACTAAATCGTCTTGCCAAAATTAGCTGGGCTAGCGGAGGACATTCGGCGGGAGTTGTTCCGGTATATGCTATCGGGGTTGGTGCAGAACGGTTTAATGGGCGTTTGGATAACACGGATATTCCTAAACTAATTAGGACTTTAGCAAAATATGAATAG
- a CDS encoding RNA polymerase sigma-70 factor, producing the protein MEKREITGVQGQVNNIEVIFKEYYGSLCYFASQFLKNEEVIEDLVQDVFIALLEKKMLFQSEVHLKNFLYLSIRNSCLNYIRSTRSKDRYIASLAHEEQTEDLEESIILTEIHRELAAAVEKLPEECRKVFQLCYFQGLDNERAAQELGLSVNTVKAQKARGKKILRENLKDIFPLLMLLNPLF; encoded by the coding sequence ATGGAAAAGCGAGAGATTACTGGTGTACAAGGTCAAGTTAACAATATTGAGGTAATATTCAAAGAGTATTACGGTTCTCTTTGTTATTTCGCTTCCCAGTTCTTGAAAAACGAGGAGGTGATAGAGGATCTTGTGCAGGATGTTTTTATCGCTCTACTGGAGAAGAAGATGCTTTTCCAATCCGAAGTACATTTGAAAAATTTCTTGTATTTATCTATTCGAAACTCTTGTTTAAATTATATCCGCAGTACCCGTTCGAAAGATCGGTATATTGCTTCGTTAGCTCATGAAGAACAGACTGAGGATCTTGAGGAAAGTATTATTTTGACTGAAATCCATAGGGAGTTGGCCGCTGCAGTTGAAAAATTACCGGAGGAGTGCCGGAAGGTCTTTCAGCTTTGTTATTTTCAAGGGTTGGATAATGAACGTGCCGCACAAGAACTTGGATTGAGTGTTAACACTGTAAAAGCACAAAAGGCTCGCGGAAAAAAGATTTTAAGAGAAAATTTGAAAGATATTTTCCCTTTATTAATGTTACTAAATCCCTTGTTCTAA